From the genome of Halichoerus grypus chromosome X, mHalGry1.hap1.1, whole genome shotgun sequence:
ACGGATGGGGCCACGGAGTTTCCACTGGTTGGGGAACCGCCCAGCTTTAGTTTTTCCAGATATTCGGCATGCATGGGCTTGTGGCACTGGAGAACCTTGATCGCATCTTCGATTTTGAACCACTCTCGCTTCCTCCCAATGCTAACCGAATCTTCCCAATCCTCCAGAATCTCAGTGACAGTCAGTACGTACACGTAGGTTCTGTGCTTGCGGTCTTGGTTCTGTTCGAAAATGCCCAGGAGCCGGCCTAACTTCCCCTTGACTCCCGCCTCTTCGTACACCTCTCGGACTGCCGCACCGCCCGGCTCCTCCTCGGGCTCCACGCCCCCGCCCGGCACGATCCAGCGGTCCGGGTACCGACTGCTACTCACTAACAGCACCTCGTCCTCGCGCTCGCTCCGGAAGCAAAGGCACGCCGCCCGCTTCTTGAACCCCTCCGGGTCGTAGGTGCGCGTCTGGTTCGGCTTGCACTTCATCGTCTCAGAGGCCGCCAGCTCCCGCCGctcgctgctgctgctgctgctgctggggtcGCGgtagccgccgccgccgccgccgccgccgccgccgccgccgcctgagGTGCCTGGGAGAGAAAGGGCCGAGGAGAGGTGCAGGGAGAGAAGGCGCTCCAGGAGTGAGCCCCGGGAGCCCAGGAAGCCCAGGGGAAGatgaggagggggcgggggcgggcgagGTACGTCAGTCAGTTCGTCCCTCGTGCGGGCCGGAGGGTCCCGAACGCAGCCGCCTGAGTGGACGAGGCGCCGccgcccccgcgcccgccccccTGCCTCCGCTccgcccccgcgccgccgccgccgccgccgccgccgccagcggGTCCGCCACTCCGCACACCGCCCACCCGCGGCTGCCGCGcgcgcctccctccctccctccctccctcaggcaCCGGCCGGGGGTTGAGCGAGGTGAGGCGCATTCGCGTGCGCGTCCGCGTCCACCTCCCGATTCACGTGCGCGTTCACGTTGCAgggcgaggggcgggggcgggggtctcGCGGCTCCCGCAGCGCGCGCGGCGCCTTGGGCCCACTGCGCAGGCGCCCCGCACCTCCCAGGCTGGAAATGTCTTTCCACGCGGAGGTCAATTCCCGCATTGTGACCGGGGCCAAGATCGCTTCCACGTGGGCCCTTGAGTTGCACTTGGCTGTGGCGTGGCCAgacctttctcctcatcctccccGGCACGTTGTATGAAACACAGACCCTTATTTTACAGGCGGTAAGGTCGAGGGCATCATCATTGCCCATAATGAATGCTACCGCCTTATGTTTAGGAGGGCCCGGGGTTGTCGAAATGATCCTCAGTATTCTTGGCAAAATGGTACCTAGTCTTTGCTGAGTCATATCATACCCTTTTAGTTCTTGAACAGGTTTGTCCACCTAAAAGGTAAAACAGCCGGTTATAGTTTATCAGCAAAATGGGTTGATTTGGGTGTAGCAGAGGAATTGCAGTTTGGGGCAGGCAAAGTATGGCACCCCATAGGCCAGTCTGGAGATCAGACCAGAGGAACCTTCTTCTCTAGGGAAAAGGAGGCAGTTGGGAGAGATTGCTGTGAAGGAAAAGTCCATTGGAGGAGAGCGACAGTTCGAGGTGCTGACGTTTTTCTCACGGGCCCCGTTGTGGTATTTTCCTGTTGGCTGAGCTTGTTGCTGGGCGAGgagaaattcttccttcctcctgctggagtAGGAAAGTAAGCTGCTTCCTGGGGGGAATGCCAGGCACCCTTTGTCCTTGTTGGGGTCTGCAGTTAACTGCAGTGGTAGGGCATGAGAGGTCCCCCAGCTAGCCGcccaactccattttaaatgaggtttccttgaTTCGGGGTGGCAGGTTCTTGGCCTTGCTGGGCATGTTGGCACAGCCCATAACTTAACACTTTTCTTGAACCCCTATTGACCTCTTACCTAacctctgttcctcagtttcctagAGTAAACTTCTCGCCTACTTCTTTCAGCCCTTGGCACTTGGAGTCCTATTCACCCAACAGCTGCAGAACCTACCCAAGTCGCCTTTTATGATAAAGTCCCAACAATCTTCACCCTCCACACACTtccacccttctctctctttctcattgaTAGGTACTGCTTCGGGTTTTGGAAGACATGCCTATAGAACTCCCTTCA
Proteins encoded in this window:
- the LOC118552117 gene encoding diphosphoinositol polyphosphate phosphohydrolase 3-beta, producing MKCKPNQTRTYDPEGFKKRAACLCFRSEREDEVLLVSSSRYPDRWIVPGGGVEPEEEPGGAAVREVYEEAGVKGKLGRLLGIFEQNQDRKHRTYVYVLTVTEILEDWEDSVSIGRKREWFKIEDAIKVLQCHKPMHAEYLEKLKLGGSPTSGNSVAPSVPQSDP